In Carassius carassius chromosome 7, fCarCar2.1, whole genome shotgun sequence, one genomic interval encodes:
- the LOC132144276 gene encoding hepatitis A virus cellular receptor 1-like yields MKRQARAKGSESVSKMPEPGRENTEAVPQSLYIYEEIKDTRPHTGCKTSQLPTNPSDSTKTVYATAQLPTNPSDYINTVYSTPQLPTTPSDYITTVYSTPQLPTTPSDYITTAYSTLQLPTTPSDSITTVHSTPQLPTNPSDFEHHMLIIVLWFNYGRIDKKQPQTQCCHPPNERFEGPSPGRQDWTEVLRIFHRVTEYWGQYRVYHISYCRGHN; encoded by the exons ATGAAGCGTCAGGCTCGAGCTAAAG GCTCTGAGTCAGTCTCTAAAATGCCTGAACCTGGAAGAGAAAACACTGAAGCG GTTCCTCAATCTCTGTACATTTACGAGGAGATTAAAGACACCAGACCTCACACTGGCTGCAAAACTTCCcaattacccacaaacccctctgattcTACAAAAACAGTTTATGCTACGGCCCAgttacccacaaacccctctgattATATTAACACAGTTTATTCTACTCCGCAATTACCCACAACCCCCTCTGATTATATTACCACAGTTTATTCTACTCCGCAATTACCCACAACCCCCTCTGATTATATTACCACAGCTTATTCTACTCTGCAATTACCCACAACCCCCTCTGATTCTATTACCACAGTTCATTCTACTCCGcaattacccacaaacccctctgatt TTGAACATCATATGCTCATCATTGTGCTATGGTTTAATTATGGCCGGATAGATAAGAAACAGCCACAGACCCAGTGTTGTCATCCTCCTAATGAGCGGTTTGAGGGTCCTTCTCCTGGCAGACAGGACTGGACTGAAGTCCTGCGTATATTTCACCGG GTCACCGAATACTGGGGTCAGTACAGAGTCTATCACATCTCTTACTGTCGAGGCCACAACTGA